The following proteins come from a genomic window of Streptomyces sp. GS7:
- a CDS encoding tyrosine-type recombinase/integrase translates to MIVGETYTIHTEGSAYLAGLRAVDRSPNTERVYAGRVALYLTYCMSAGIDWCRPTFLALARFAQWLIAEPLPPREPRSITVRFRTKKSANAVLTTVFEFLRFGTTHGWVPADVVDRLSDQKYLSFLPPGYDAGEDAQYRTVNGRTIKFVVADDSVEWLADAQVERLLELTPRARDRFLVALLRCTGIRIGEGLGLRREDMHFLARSEIFGCQVTGPHVHVRRRLNPNGALAKSVYSRWIPVTEQVVGLYADYQYERGQVAAAEMTDMVFVNLFRAPLGRPMTYHNAKDLFDRLARRAGFAARPHMLRHSAATSWIRSGVPEDVAQHLMGHASRSSMQPYLHPTERDMREAVESTARRTREARR, encoded by the coding sequence GTGATCGTCGGCGAGACGTACACCATCCACACCGAAGGCTCGGCCTACCTTGCTGGGTTGCGAGCGGTGGACCGGTCGCCGAACACCGAGCGCGTCTATGCCGGCCGTGTCGCGCTGTACCTGACGTACTGCATGTCGGCCGGCATCGACTGGTGCCGACCGACGTTCCTGGCGTTGGCGCGCTTCGCCCAGTGGCTGATCGCCGAACCGCTGCCGCCGCGTGAGCCACGGTCCATCACCGTGCGGTTCCGGACCAAGAAGTCCGCGAACGCTGTGCTGACCACGGTGTTCGAGTTCCTGCGGTTCGGCACCACGCATGGCTGGGTGCCGGCCGACGTGGTCGATCGACTGTCTGATCAGAAGTACCTTTCCTTTCTGCCGCCGGGCTACGACGCGGGTGAGGACGCGCAGTACCGCACGGTCAACGGCCGGACGATCAAGTTTGTGGTGGCTGACGACAGCGTCGAGTGGCTGGCCGACGCGCAGGTCGAGCGATTGTTGGAGCTCACGCCGCGGGCCCGTGACCGCTTCCTCGTGGCCCTGCTGCGGTGCACGGGGATCCGCATCGGTGAGGGCTTGGGGCTGCGCCGGGAGGACATGCACTTCCTGGCCCGGTCGGAGATCTTCGGTTGCCAGGTCACTGGCCCGCACGTGCACGTGCGGCGGCGGCTGAACCCCAACGGGGCATTGGCGAAGTCTGTGTACTCTCGCTGGATCCCGGTCACTGAGCAGGTGGTCGGCCTCTACGCGGACTACCAGTACGAACGCGGCCAGGTCGCGGCGGCCGAGATGACCGACATGGTGTTCGTGAACCTGTTCCGGGCACCACTGGGCCGGCCGATGACTTACCACAACGCCAAGGACCTGTTCGACCGGCTCGCCCGCCGGGCCGGGTTCGCCGCCCGCCCGCACATGCTGCGGCACTCTGCCGCCACGAGCTGGATCCGCTCCGGGGTGCCCGAGGACGTGGCCCAGCACCTGATGGGTCACGCCTCGCGCTCGTCGATGCAGCCCTACCTGCACCCCACCGAACGCGATATGCGTGAGGCGGTCGAATCCACCGCCCGGCGAACCAGGGAGGCACGACGATGA
- a CDS encoding GGDEF domain-containing protein yields MPALTVLRQCPRTFLLTAAAVPLALAAVVDDVRVRRQLEAARRDQLTGLPCRDGLTAHGKRQFTARRRAGDLLVLVLDGNGFKAINDSFGHAAGDKVVVTLAQRLRQWSAARQGLAARLGGDEFGAAVCVPREHFAQELAGLRFHMDRPVPYEGLLLPFTVSIGAAHTVDLPGRPFGDVLRSADVSMYKVKAGEEPFPYLGTEADAEVKAVNGRRPGRPGTALPERAA; encoded by the coding sequence ATGCCTGCCCTGACTGTGTTACGGCAGTGCCCCCGCACATTTCTCCTCACCGCGGCCGCCGTGCCGCTCGCCCTGGCCGCCGTCGTCGACGACGTCCGCGTGCGCCGCCAGTTGGAGGCCGCACGCCGCGACCAGCTCACCGGCCTGCCCTGCCGCGACGGCCTCACCGCCCACGGCAAAAGGCAGTTCACCGCCCGGCGCCGCGCAGGCGACCTCCTGGTCTTGGTCCTCGATGGCAACGGCTTCAAGGCGATCAACGACTCCTTCGGCCACGCCGCCGGCGACAAGGTCGTCGTCACCCTCGCCCAGCGGCTGCGCCAGTGGAGCGCCGCCCGCCAGGGCCTGGCCGCGCGCCTGGGCGGGGACGAGTTCGGCGCAGCCGTCTGTGTGCCGCGCGAGCACTTTGCCCAGGAGCTCGCCGGCCTGCGCTTCCACATGGACCGGCCCGTGCCGTACGAGGGCCTGCTGCTGCCGTTCACCGTGTCGATCGGTGCCGCCCACACCGTCGACCTACCCGGTCGGCCCTTCGGCGACGTCCTGCGCTCCGCCGACGTGTCCATGTACAAGGTGAAGGCCGGCGAAGAGCCCTTCCCGTACCTGGGCACCGAGGCCGACGCCGAGGTCAAGGCGGTCAACGGCCGCCGACCCGGACGCCCCGGCACCGCCCTGCCGGAGCGTGCCGCATGA